From Selenomonas ruminantium AC2024, a single genomic window includes:
- a CDS encoding diaminopimelate dehydrogenase, whose translation MSIRIGILGYGNLGRGVECAVKANDDLELVAVFTRRDPALLSIKTPGVPVVNVSDVEEWEDKIDVMILCGGSATDLPVQTPHYAKMFNVVDSFDTHARIPEHFANVDKAAKENGHVGIISVGWDPGLFSLARVYSNAILPNGKDYTFWGRGVSQGHSDAIRRIEGVADARQYTVPVEKALAAVRAGENPELSTREKHTRECYVVLEDGADAAKVEQEIKTMPNYFADYDTTVHFISQEELDKNHKGLPHGGSVIRSGVTGHNGENKHVIEFKLDLDSNPEFTTSVLVCYARAAYRLAKEGVTGCKTVLDIAPSYLSAKSGEELRAHLL comes from the coding sequence ATGAGTATCCGTATCGGTATTTTAGGTTATGGCAATTTGGGCCGGGGCGTGGAATGCGCGGTAAAGGCCAATGATGATTTGGAACTGGTGGCGGTGTTTACCCGCCGTGACCCGGCGCTGCTTTCCATCAAGACTCCTGGTGTGCCAGTGGTCAATGTCAGTGATGTGGAAGAATGGGAAGATAAGATTGATGTCATGATTCTCTGCGGTGGCAGTGCTACGGATTTGCCGGTACAGACGCCGCATTATGCCAAAATGTTCAACGTGGTGGACAGCTTTGATACCCATGCGCGGATTCCTGAGCATTTTGCAAATGTGGACAAGGCCGCCAAGGAAAATGGCCATGTGGGTATTATTTCTGTGGGCTGGGACCCGGGTCTGTTCTCTTTGGCCCGCGTGTACAGCAATGCGATTTTGCCGAACGGCAAGGACTATACGTTCTGGGGCCGCGGCGTTTCGCAGGGGCATTCTGATGCAATCCGCCGTATTGAAGGGGTAGCCGATGCCCGTCAGTATACGGTGCCGGTGGAAAAGGCTTTGGCTGCTGTGCGTGCTGGTGAAAATCCGGAACTTTCCACGCGGGAAAAGCATACGCGTGAATGCTATGTGGTGCTGGAAGATGGTGCGGATGCCGCTAAGGTTGAGCAGGAAATCAAGACCATGCCGAATTATTTTGCCGATTACGATACGACGGTGCATTTCATCAGTCAGGAAGAACTGGACAAAAATCACAAGGGGCTGCCGCATGGTGGCAGTGTGATTCGCAGTGGTGTTACGGGGCATAACGGGGAAAACAAGCATGTGATTGAGTTCAAGCTCGACCTCGATTCCAACCCGGAATTCACGACCAGCGTGCTCGTTTGCTATGCACGCGCTGCTTATCGTCTGGCCAAAGAGGGCGTGACGGGGTGCAAGACGGTGCTCGATATTGCGCCGAGCTATCTGTCGGCAAAATCCGGTGAGGAATTGCGCGCGCATCTGCTGTAA
- a CDS encoding tyrosine-type recombinase/integrase, with protein sequence MKLGRSLELFLTAKRGELVSEKTVAYYEYWTKDFFRYAVTVQGAYDWDSIRAEHIQSYLAMLGTERKVRSATVHDAYRAVKALNRWLFKQSYIPSCVIDKVQAPKQEKIIPRTFTIKEIQAMYGACSKTSFAGVRDKTMLTLLLSSGIRKSELAGILSEDVDLEQGHIKVYGKGNKQRLLPLAHKAKKALEEYNRLKACKIFPIRSKYYFVNNKGAKLNNSSMDSIFKRIKERSGIQGAKVSCHTWRHTFAKSYLLNGGDVFSLQRLLGHSDLSTTKRYLNLNTKEIQTQYDKFNPLDNMDWVF encoded by the coding sequence ATGAAACTAGGACGCAGTTTAGAACTATTTTTGACCGCCAAGCGAGGGGAACTCGTATCGGAGAAAACAGTAGCCTACTATGAATATTGGACAAAAGACTTTTTCCGATATGCAGTTACCGTTCAAGGCGCGTACGATTGGGACTCCATACGAGCTGAACACATACAATCCTATTTAGCTATGCTAGGGACAGAACGCAAAGTGCGGTCGGCCACCGTGCATGATGCTTACCGGGCTGTCAAGGCATTAAACAGATGGTTGTTCAAACAAAGTTATATCCCCTCCTGCGTTATCGACAAGGTACAAGCCCCCAAACAGGAAAAGATTATCCCGCGAACCTTCACGATAAAGGAAATACAAGCCATGTACGGGGCATGCAGCAAAACTTCCTTCGCCGGGGTACGCGATAAGACAATGCTTACTCTGCTCCTTAGCAGCGGAATCCGTAAGAGCGAATTGGCTGGCATCTTATCGGAGGACGTTGACTTAGAACAAGGACACATTAAGGTATACGGCAAAGGGAATAAGCAACGCCTGCTCCCCCTAGCCCACAAAGCCAAAAAAGCCTTGGAAGAATACAACCGCCTAAAAGCCTGCAAAATATTCCCCATACGGAGCAAATATTATTTCGTCAACAACAAAGGCGCAAAACTAAACAACAGTTCCATGGACAGCATCTTCAAGCGCATAAAAGAACGGTCGGGAATTCAAGGGGCAAAAGTTTCCTGTCATACATGGAGGCATACCTTCGCAAAATCCTACCTGCTAAACGGCGGTGACGTATTCAGCTTACAACGCTTGCTCGGTCATTCCGATTTGTCCACCACCAAACGCTACTTGAATTTGAATACCAAAGAAATACAGACGCAGTACGACAAGTTCAATCCCTTAGACAATATGGACTGGGTATTTTAA